The following proteins are co-located in the Podarcis raffonei isolate rPodRaf1 chromosome 5, rPodRaf1.pri, whole genome shotgun sequence genome:
- the TRA2B gene encoding transformer-2 protein homolog beta isoform X2 → MKKRNKNEESRSASRSGSAHGSGKSPRHSPARSRSKEGSRRSRSKSRSRSESRSRSRRSSRRHYTRSRSRSRSHRRSRSRSYSRDYRRRHSHSHSPMSTRRRHVGNRVRLGWQQLTRDNSAVCVFGGSKVFKLPRNHANPDPNCCLGVFGLSLYTTERDLREVFSKYGPIADVSIVYDQQSRRSRGFAFVYFESVDDAKEAKERANGMELDGRRIRVDFSITKRPHTPTPGIYMGRPTYGSSRRRDYYDRGFERGGYDDRDYYSRSYRGGGGGGGGGGGGGGGWRGAQDRDQMYRRRSPSPYYSRGGYRSRSRSRSYSPRRY, encoded by the exons atgaagaaaagaaataaaaatgaa GAGTCCCGTTCCGCTTCCAGAAGCGGAAGCGCTCACGGTTCCGGCAAGTCTCCAAGACACTCACCTGCCAGATCTAGGTCCAAGGAAGGTTCAAGGCGATCTAGGTCAAAGTCTAGATCAAGATCTGAATCTCG ATCCAGATCAAGGAGGAGTTCTCGCAGACATTATACAAGGTCACGCTCACGTTCTCGATCCCATAGGAGGTCAAGAAGCAGATCTTACAGCCGCGACTATCGTCGCCGACACAGTCACAGCCATTCTCCTATGTCTACTCGGCGGCGTCATGTTGGCAACAGAGTAAGGCTGGGATGGCAGCAGTTGACCAGAGATAATTCAGCTGTGTGTGTCTTTGGAGGTTCTAAAGTTTTCAAATTACCCAGAAATCAT gcaaATCCCGACCCAAACTGTTGTCTTGGTGTGTTTGGATTAAGCTTGTACACAACAGAAAGGGACCTGAGAGAGGTATTCTCCAAATATGGCCCAATTGCTGATGTTTCTATTGTATATGACCAGCAGTCCCGACGTTCTAGAGGATTTGCCTTTGTGTACTTTGAAAGTGTTGATGATGCTAAGGAG GCGAAAGAACGTGCTAATGGAATGGAACTTGATGGAAGAAGGATCAGAGTTGATTTCTCAATAACAAAAAGGCCTCACACACCTACTCCTGGAATATACATGGGGAGACCTACTTA TGGAAGTTCCCGACGGAGAGATTACTATGACAGAGGTTTTGAGAGAGGAGGCTATGATGACCGTGACTATTATAGCAGATCATACAG aggaggaggtggtggcggaggaggtggtggcggaggaggaggagggtggcgaGGTGCCCAAGACAGGGATCAGATGTACAG GCGAAGATCTCCATCTCCCTATTACAGCAGGGGGGGCTACAGATCTCGCTCCCGGTCTCGATCCTATTCACCTC GTCGCTATTGA
- the TRA2B gene encoding transformer-2 protein homolog beta isoform X3 produces MSDSGEQNYGERESRSASRSGSAHGSGKSPRHSPARSRSKEGSRRSRSKSRSRSESRSRSRRSSRRHYTRSRSRSRSHRRSRSRSYSRDYRRRHSHSHSPMSTRRRHVGNRVRLGWQQLTRDNSAANPDPNCCLGVFGLSLYTTERDLREVFSKYGPIADVSIVYDQQSRRSRGFAFVYFESVDDAKEAKERANGMELDGRRIRVDFSITKRPHTPTPGIYMGRPTYGSSRRRDYYDRGFERGGYDDRDYYSRSYRGGGGGGGGGGGGGGGWRGAQDRDQMYRRRSPSPYYSRGGYRSRSRSRSYSPRRY; encoded by the exons ATGAGCGACAGCGGGGAGCAGAACTACGGCGAGCGG GAGTCCCGTTCCGCTTCCAGAAGCGGAAGCGCTCACGGTTCCGGCAAGTCTCCAAGACACTCACCTGCCAGATCTAGGTCCAAGGAAGGTTCAAGGCGATCTAGGTCAAAGTCTAGATCAAGATCTGAATCTCG ATCCAGATCAAGGAGGAGTTCTCGCAGACATTATACAAGGTCACGCTCACGTTCTCGATCCCATAGGAGGTCAAGAAGCAGATCTTACAGCCGCGACTATCGTCGCCGACACAGTCACAGCCATTCTCCTATGTCTACTCGGCGGCGTCATGTTGGCAACAGAGTAAGGCTGGGATGGCAGCAGTTGACCAGAGATAATTCAGCT gcaaATCCCGACCCAAACTGTTGTCTTGGTGTGTTTGGATTAAGCTTGTACACAACAGAAAGGGACCTGAGAGAGGTATTCTCCAAATATGGCCCAATTGCTGATGTTTCTATTGTATATGACCAGCAGTCCCGACGTTCTAGAGGATTTGCCTTTGTGTACTTTGAAAGTGTTGATGATGCTAAGGAG GCGAAAGAACGTGCTAATGGAATGGAACTTGATGGAAGAAGGATCAGAGTTGATTTCTCAATAACAAAAAGGCCTCACACACCTACTCCTGGAATATACATGGGGAGACCTACTTA TGGAAGTTCCCGACGGAGAGATTACTATGACAGAGGTTTTGAGAGAGGAGGCTATGATGACCGTGACTATTATAGCAGATCATACAG aggaggaggtggtggcggaggaggtggtggcggaggaggaggagggtggcgaGGTGCCCAAGACAGGGATCAGATGTACAG GCGAAGATCTCCATCTCCCTATTACAGCAGGGGGGGCTACAGATCTCGCTCCCGGTCTCGATCCTATTCACCTC GTCGCTATTGA
- the TRA2B gene encoding transformer-2 protein homolog beta isoform X4, whose protein sequence is MSDSGEQNYGERESRSASRSGSAHGSGKSPRHSPARSRSKEGSRRSRSKSRSRSESRSRSRRSSRRHYTRSRSRSRSHRRSRSRSYSRDYRRRHSHSHSPMSTRRRHVGNRANPDPNCCLGVFGLSLYTTERDLREVFSKYGPIADVSIVYDQQSRRSRGFAFVYFESVDDAKEAKERANGMELDGRRIRVDFSITKRPHTPTPGIYMGRPTYGSSRRRDYYDRGFERGGYDDRDYYSRSYRGGGGGGGGGGGGGGGWRGAQDRDQMYRRRSPSPYYSRGGYRSRSRSRSYSPRRY, encoded by the exons ATGAGCGACAGCGGGGAGCAGAACTACGGCGAGCGG GAGTCCCGTTCCGCTTCCAGAAGCGGAAGCGCTCACGGTTCCGGCAAGTCTCCAAGACACTCACCTGCCAGATCTAGGTCCAAGGAAGGTTCAAGGCGATCTAGGTCAAAGTCTAGATCAAGATCTGAATCTCG ATCCAGATCAAGGAGGAGTTCTCGCAGACATTATACAAGGTCACGCTCACGTTCTCGATCCCATAGGAGGTCAAGAAGCAGATCTTACAGCCGCGACTATCGTCGCCGACACAGTCACAGCCATTCTCCTATGTCTACTCGGCGGCGTCATGTTGGCAACAGA gcaaATCCCGACCCAAACTGTTGTCTTGGTGTGTTTGGATTAAGCTTGTACACAACAGAAAGGGACCTGAGAGAGGTATTCTCCAAATATGGCCCAATTGCTGATGTTTCTATTGTATATGACCAGCAGTCCCGACGTTCTAGAGGATTTGCCTTTGTGTACTTTGAAAGTGTTGATGATGCTAAGGAG GCGAAAGAACGTGCTAATGGAATGGAACTTGATGGAAGAAGGATCAGAGTTGATTTCTCAATAACAAAAAGGCCTCACACACCTACTCCTGGAATATACATGGGGAGACCTACTTA TGGAAGTTCCCGACGGAGAGATTACTATGACAGAGGTTTTGAGAGAGGAGGCTATGATGACCGTGACTATTATAGCAGATCATACAG aggaggaggtggtggcggaggaggtggtggcggaggaggaggagggtggcgaGGTGCCCAAGACAGGGATCAGATGTACAG GCGAAGATCTCCATCTCCCTATTACAGCAGGGGGGGCTACAGATCTCGCTCCCGGTCTCGATCCTATTCACCTC GTCGCTATTGA
- the TRA2B gene encoding transformer-2 protein homolog beta isoform X1, with protein sequence MSDSGEQNYGERESRSASRSGSAHGSGKSPRHSPARSRSKEGSRRSRSKSRSRSESRSRSRRSSRRHYTRSRSRSRSHRRSRSRSYSRDYRRRHSHSHSPMSTRRRHVGNRVRLGWQQLTRDNSAVCVFGGSKVFKLPRNHANPDPNCCLGVFGLSLYTTERDLREVFSKYGPIADVSIVYDQQSRRSRGFAFVYFESVDDAKEAKERANGMELDGRRIRVDFSITKRPHTPTPGIYMGRPTYGSSRRRDYYDRGFERGGYDDRDYYSRSYRGGGGGGGGGGGGGGGWRGAQDRDQMYRRRSPSPYYSRGGYRSRSRSRSYSPRRY encoded by the exons ATGAGCGACAGCGGGGAGCAGAACTACGGCGAGCGG GAGTCCCGTTCCGCTTCCAGAAGCGGAAGCGCTCACGGTTCCGGCAAGTCTCCAAGACACTCACCTGCCAGATCTAGGTCCAAGGAAGGTTCAAGGCGATCTAGGTCAAAGTCTAGATCAAGATCTGAATCTCG ATCCAGATCAAGGAGGAGTTCTCGCAGACATTATACAAGGTCACGCTCACGTTCTCGATCCCATAGGAGGTCAAGAAGCAGATCTTACAGCCGCGACTATCGTCGCCGACACAGTCACAGCCATTCTCCTATGTCTACTCGGCGGCGTCATGTTGGCAACAGAGTAAGGCTGGGATGGCAGCAGTTGACCAGAGATAATTCAGCTGTGTGTGTCTTTGGAGGTTCTAAAGTTTTCAAATTACCCAGAAATCAT gcaaATCCCGACCCAAACTGTTGTCTTGGTGTGTTTGGATTAAGCTTGTACACAACAGAAAGGGACCTGAGAGAGGTATTCTCCAAATATGGCCCAATTGCTGATGTTTCTATTGTATATGACCAGCAGTCCCGACGTTCTAGAGGATTTGCCTTTGTGTACTTTGAAAGTGTTGATGATGCTAAGGAG GCGAAAGAACGTGCTAATGGAATGGAACTTGATGGAAGAAGGATCAGAGTTGATTTCTCAATAACAAAAAGGCCTCACACACCTACTCCTGGAATATACATGGGGAGACCTACTTA TGGAAGTTCCCGACGGAGAGATTACTATGACAGAGGTTTTGAGAGAGGAGGCTATGATGACCGTGACTATTATAGCAGATCATACAG aggaggaggtggtggcggaggaggtggtggcggaggaggaggagggtggcgaGGTGCCCAAGACAGGGATCAGATGTACAG GCGAAGATCTCCATCTCCCTATTACAGCAGGGGGGGCTACAGATCTCGCTCCCGGTCTCGATCCTATTCACCTC GTCGCTATTGA